The Caldicellulosiruptor changbaiensis genome has a segment encoding these proteins:
- the rpoB gene encoding DNA-directed RNA polymerase subunit beta: MSYGKVKEVLDLPYLLEIQKKSFQWFLDEGLREVLREISPIKDYTENLLLEFVDYYFDGPPKYSEQECKERDATYARPLKVKVRLINKETGEIKEQDIYMGEFPIMTETGTFIINGAERVIVSQLIRSPGCYFASSIDKQGRKIFSGTIIPNRGAWLEFETDTSELLSVRLDRTRKVSLTTLLKAFGLYNQQLIFNKFGEDERLKASLEKEANKGEIGNPVENALLEIYRRLRPGEPPNVENAKNLLERMYFDPRGYDLAKVGRYKLNKKLSLWKRIFNKRAAKDIVDERTDKILVREGEIISREAALNIQDAGINEVLIYVEDDKVFKVVGNNTVKLDRYVDFDVSDLNIKELVYLPVLNEILSTTNDVNEIKQLIKERERELVPYCLTRDDVFAATSYFLGLKYGIGHTDDIDHLGNRRVRAVGELLQNQFRIGLARMERVIRERMTIQDIDSVTPQTLINIRPVTAAIKEFFGSSPLSQFMDQVNPLAALTNKRRLSALGPGGLSRDRAGFEVRDVHHSHYGRMCPIETPEGPNIGLITSLATYARVNEYGFLETPYRKVDKKEARVTDEVVYLTADEEDTYKIAQATEPVDEEGRFINQRITVRFGEDIIEVDKHEVDLVDISPKQIVSVSTSLIPFLENDDANRALMGSNMQRQAVPLLTTESPIIGTGVEYRAAVDSGVCVLAKKDGIVEKVSADEIVIQNHDGTKDVYHLLKFKRTNQGTCFNQRPIVRKGQEVKTGEVIADGPSTDHGELALGKNVLVAFMPWEGYNYEDAILISERLVKEDVYTSIHIEEYECEARDTKLGPEEITRDIPNIGEDAIKDLDERGIIRIGAEVKSGDILVGKVTPKGETELTAEERLLRAIFGEKARETRDTSLRVPHGEGGIVVDVKVFSRDKGDELPPGVNQLVRVYVAQKRKISVGDKMAGRHGNKGVISRILPVEDMPFLPDGTPVDIVLNPLGVPSRMNIGQILETHLGYAAKALGWKVATPVFDGAKEEDIEEALKLAGLSPNGKTILYDGRTGEPFDNEVTVGYMYMLKLVHLVDDKIHARSTGPYSLVTQQPLGGKAQFGGQRFGEMEVWALEAYGAAYTLQELLTVKSDDVTGRVKTYEAIVKGENIPEPGIPESFKVLVKELQSLCLDVKLLSEDNKEIELKESIDEDDQPQGLGAFERGLEEVENSEEEDDDKEKFYEDLMDASQEQDEGADDDIDE; the protein is encoded by the coding sequence ATGAGCTATGGGAAGGTAAAAGAGGTTCTGGATTTGCCATATCTATTGGAAATCCAGAAAAAGTCATTTCAGTGGTTTTTAGACGAAGGACTTAGAGAGGTTTTGCGAGAGATTTCTCCTATCAAAGACTACACAGAGAATTTGCTTTTAGAGTTTGTTGACTATTACTTTGACGGACCACCAAAATATTCAGAACAAGAGTGTAAGGAAAGAGATGCAACATATGCAAGGCCCCTAAAGGTTAAGGTAAGGCTCATTAACAAAGAAACAGGTGAGATAAAAGAGCAGGACATTTATATGGGCGAATTTCCAATAATGACTGAAACCGGAACCTTTATAATCAATGGCGCTGAAAGAGTAATTGTAAGCCAGCTCATACGCTCACCTGGATGCTATTTTGCATCTTCAATTGACAAACAGGGTCGGAAGATTTTTTCTGGTACTATAATTCCAAACAGGGGCGCATGGCTTGAGTTTGAGACAGATACAAGCGAACTTCTATCTGTGAGACTTGATAGAACAAGGAAAGTTTCTTTAACCACCTTGCTCAAGGCATTTGGTCTTTACAATCAGCAACTAATATTTAACAAATTTGGAGAGGATGAGAGATTAAAAGCATCCTTAGAGAAAGAGGCAAATAAGGGTGAGATAGGGAATCCAGTTGAAAATGCACTTTTAGAGATTTACAGAAGACTGAGGCCTGGAGAGCCGCCAAATGTTGAAAATGCAAAAAATCTTCTTGAAAGGATGTATTTTGACCCAAGAGGTTATGATTTGGCAAAAGTTGGAAGATACAAATTGAATAAAAAATTATCGTTGTGGAAAAGAATTTTCAACAAAAGAGCTGCTAAGGACATTGTTGATGAAAGAACAGACAAGATATTGGTAAGGGAAGGGGAAATAATATCAAGAGAGGCAGCACTTAATATTCAAGATGCAGGAATTAATGAGGTTTTGATATATGTAGAGGATGACAAGGTATTCAAGGTAGTTGGGAATAACACTGTGAAGCTTGACAGGTATGTGGATTTTGATGTATCTGATTTGAACATCAAAGAACTTGTGTATTTGCCTGTTTTAAATGAGATTTTGTCAACAACAAACGATGTAAATGAAATAAAACAGCTGATAAAAGAGAGAGAAAGAGAGCTTGTTCCATATTGTCTTACAAGAGATGATGTATTTGCTGCGACAAGTTATTTCTTGGGCTTGAAATATGGCATTGGTCATACAGATGACATAGACCATCTTGGAAACAGAAGGGTCAGGGCTGTTGGTGAGCTTTTACAAAACCAGTTTAGAATTGGTCTTGCGCGAATGGAAAGAGTCATTCGCGAGAGAATGACAATACAGGATATTGATTCTGTCACACCACAGACATTGATAAATATTAGACCTGTAACAGCTGCAATTAAAGAATTCTTTGGTTCAAGCCCGCTTTCTCAGTTTATGGACCAGGTAAACCCACTTGCAGCGCTGACAAACAAGAGAAGACTTTCTGCATTAGGGCCTGGTGGACTTTCAAGAGACAGGGCAGGATTTGAAGTAAGAGATGTTCACCACTCTCACTATGGAAGGATGTGCCCTATAGAGACGCCAGAAGGTCCAAACATTGGTCTTATTACATCACTTGCAACATATGCAAGAGTCAACGAATATGGATTTTTAGAAACCCCTTATAGGAAAGTTGACAAAAAAGAAGCGAGAGTAACTGATGAGGTAGTATATCTTACAGCAGACGAGGAGGACACATACAAGATAGCTCAGGCAACAGAACCTGTAGACGAAGAAGGAAGGTTTATAAACCAAAGAATTACTGTGAGATTTGGTGAAGATATCATTGAGGTTGACAAGCATGAGGTAGACCTTGTTGATATATCGCCAAAACAGATTGTTTCAGTTTCTACATCATTAATCCCATTTTTAGAGAACGACGACGCAAACCGTGCACTTATGGGTTCTAACATGCAACGTCAGGCGGTACCACTTTTGACTACAGAATCGCCGATTATTGGAACAGGTGTTGAGTACAGAGCTGCGGTAGACTCTGGTGTTTGTGTACTTGCCAAAAAAGATGGTATTGTTGAAAAAGTATCTGCTGATGAAATTGTCATCCAGAATCATGATGGTACAAAGGACGTATACCACCTTTTGAAGTTTAAGAGGACAAACCAAGGCACATGTTTCAACCAGCGACCAATTGTAAGAAAAGGTCAAGAAGTAAAAACAGGAGAGGTTATAGCAGACGGTCCATCAACCGACCATGGCGAGCTTGCACTTGGTAAAAATGTCCTTGTTGCGTTCATGCCATGGGAAGGTTATAACTATGAAGATGCTATATTGATTTCTGAAAGACTTGTAAAAGAGGATGTATACACATCCATTCATATAGAGGAATACGAGTGTGAAGCAAGAGACACAAAGCTGGGACCAGAAGAGATTACAAGGGATATACCAAATATTGGTGAGGATGCAATAAAAGACTTGGATGAAAGAGGAATTATCAGAATTGGTGCAGAAGTGAAAAGTGGAGATATTCTTGTAGGAAAAGTTACACCAAAAGGTGAGACAGAGCTCACTGCTGAGGAAAGACTTCTTCGTGCTATCTTTGGTGAAAAGGCAAGAGAGACAAGAGATACATCTTTGAGAGTACCTCACGGTGAGGGCGGAATAGTTGTTGATGTAAAAGTATTCTCACGTGACAAAGGCGATGAGCTGCCGCCGGGTGTAAACCAGCTTGTAAGAGTATATGTTGCACAGAAGAGAAAGATTTCAGTTGGCGACAAGATGGCAGGAAGACACGGAAACAAAGGTGTTATTTCAAGGATTTTACCTGTTGAAGATATGCCATTTTTACCAGATGGTACTCCGGTTGATATAGTGTTAAACCCATTAGGTGTGCCGTCACGTATGAACATTGGTCAGATTTTGGAGACACACTTGGGATATGCAGCAAAGGCGCTTGGCTGGAAGGTTGCAACACCTGTATTTGACGGTGCAAAAGAGGAAGACATTGAAGAAGCATTGAAACTTGCAGGACTTTCACCAAATGGAAAGACCATACTGTATGATGGCAGAACAGGTGAACCATTTGATAATGAAGTCACTGTAGGATACATGTATATGTTGAAGCTTGTTCACCTTGTTGACGACAAGATTCACGCACGTTCAACTGGACCATATTCGCTTGTTACACAACAGCCGCTTGGTGGTAAAGCTCAGTTTGGTGGCCAGAGATTTGGTGAGATGGAGGTTTGGGCACTTGAGGCATATGGTGCTGCGTATACACTGCAAGAGCTTTTGACCGTTAAATCTGACGATGTGACAGGTAGAGTAAAGACTTATGAGGCAATTGTAAAAGGTGAGAATATTCCAGAACCAGGTATACCTGAATCATTCAAGGTTTTGGTAAAAGAGCTTCAGAGCTTGTGCCTTGATGTAAAACTTCTATCAGAAGATAACAAGGAGATTGAACTTAAAGAGTCTATAGATGAAGATGATCAACCACAAGGCCTTGGTGCATTTGAGCGAGGACTTGAGGAAGTTGAGAATAGTGAAGAAGAAGATGATGATAAAGAGAAATTCTATGAAGATTTAATGGATGCAAGCCAAGAACAAGATGAGGGTGCAGATGACGATATCGATGAGTAA
- the cheB gene encoding chemotaxis-specific protein-glutamate methyltransferase CheB encodes MYKVLVVDDSAFMRQLIKSILEQTGMFSVMVAQTPLIALDRVRKFKFDVITIDYEMPYMNGVELIRKIREVSDSKILMISAYTHPGAHTTFEALSAGAFDYILKPLKEEEIEEFKYELIKKVSAACEEYKKTQTAPTAVEDVKVFRVPIEDSLVERAKVAKVVGIGISTGGPPVLEKMFKSLKKDFSLPILVVQHMPPNFTKAFAERLASITSKCIKEAEDREEVKPGCIYIAKGGYHLAIEEKAGKLYTRVLDLEKIKSHKPSADILFSSIAEACGKDAIGIVMTGMGSDGSDGILEMKMKGAITIAQNEKSCVVFGMPKVAIEKGAIELIMSPEEIVELLNKI; translated from the coding sequence ATGTACAAGGTATTGGTTGTTGACGATTCGGCATTCATGAGACAGCTCATCAAATCAATTTTAGAGCAGACAGGAATGTTTTCTGTGATGGTTGCTCAAACACCTCTCATTGCACTTGATAGAGTAAGAAAGTTTAAATTTGATGTTATAACAATTGACTATGAAATGCCATACATGAACGGTGTTGAACTTATAAGGAAGATAAGAGAGGTTTCAGACAGTAAAATCTTAATGATAAGCGCATATACTCATCCTGGAGCTCATACAACATTTGAGGCATTATCAGCAGGTGCTTTTGATTATATATTAAAACCGTTAAAAGAAGAAGAAATAGAAGAGTTCAAATATGAGCTAATCAAAAAGGTGAGTGCTGCATGTGAAGAGTACAAAAAGACCCAGACTGCGCCAACTGCCGTCGAGGATGTAAAAGTTTTCAGAGTTCCAATAGAGGATAGTTTGGTCGAAAGAGCAAAAGTTGCAAAAGTTGTAGGTATCGGGATATCAACAGGGGGTCCCCCTGTTTTAGAGAAGATGTTTAAAAGCCTCAAAAAAGATTTTTCTCTTCCAATCTTGGTTGTTCAGCACATGCCACCAAACTTTACAAAAGCATTTGCAGAGAGACTTGCTTCTATTACATCTAAATGTATTAAAGAAGCAGAGGACAGGGAAGAGGTAAAACCAGGATGTATATACATTGCAAAGGGCGGATATCATTTGGCTATTGAAGAAAAGGCAGGGAAACTCTACACAAGAGTGCTTGACCTTGAGAAGATAAAAAGTCACAAACCTTCTGCAGATATTCTTTTTAGCTCAATTGCAGAGGCATGCGGGAAGGATGCAATAGGTATAGTTATGACTGGCATGGGGTCTGATGGAAGTGATGGAATATTAGAAATGAAGATGAAGGGAGCTATAACTATTGCGCAGAATGAAAAAAGTTGTGTCGTATTTGGAATGCCCAAGGTAGCAATTGAAAAAGGTGCTATTGAACTTATTATGAGTCCTGAAGAGATAGTTGAGCTATTGAACAAGATATAA
- a CDS encoding iron-containing alcohol dehydrogenase — translation MEVIWEEPYESFSRFINKNGCNSLLIICDKNTFDVCAVKVKETVEKSNRKCKIVCFEADVIADEFALGKVLFEIEQADIFVGVGSGTISDITRYTAYKFKVPFVLFPTAPSMDGFASSVAALTINGLKTTVLASPPEAIFVDMKVIENSPEILKKAGFGDLMGKITALLDWQLSNILFEEKIDWEVLRIVKNTYLKTLNSVGVNDFCKNLLEGLITSGIMMARVNSSRPASGCEHHLSHFWEYHRIKTYHGIKVGLATLYVLRFYEHFLNLDKSRILERKEYKVDIKVWEEAIKKGFQPTFESIIKKNIERVSKLNDKEFRSQVINRLVEKKEVIDKLIRDATIVYSELIDAYQKLEMPMNYWEIGIDENLFKISFLCAPNIRERFTILHLYEFLGLTDEVVRSF, via the coding sequence ATGGAAGTTATATGGGAAGAGCCGTACGAGTCTTTTTCAAGATTTATAAATAAAAATGGTTGTAATTCTTTGTTAATTATATGTGATAAAAATACCTTTGATGTGTGTGCAGTCAAGGTGAAAGAGACAGTTGAAAAAAGCAATAGGAAGTGTAAAATAGTATGCTTTGAAGCGGATGTAATAGCAGATGAATTTGCGCTTGGAAAGGTATTGTTTGAGATAGAACAAGCAGATATATTTGTGGGAGTAGGAAGTGGAACAATTTCTGACATAACACGGTATACAGCATACAAGTTCAAAGTCCCGTTTGTTTTGTTTCCAACAGCACCTTCAATGGACGGGTTTGCTTCTTCTGTTGCAGCACTTACTATAAATGGATTAAAAACAACAGTGCTGGCTTCGCCACCGGAAGCTATATTTGTGGATATGAAAGTTATTGAAAACTCGCCTGAAATTTTGAAAAAAGCGGGATTTGGAGATTTGATGGGTAAGATAACTGCTTTACTTGACTGGCAACTTTCAAATATTTTGTTTGAGGAGAAAATAGACTGGGAAGTATTACGTATTGTAAAAAATACATACCTGAAAACATTAAATTCAGTTGGTGTAAATGATTTTTGTAAAAATTTGCTGGAAGGTCTAATAACCTCTGGTATTATGATGGCCAGGGTTAACTCTTCGCGTCCTGCATCAGGTTGTGAACATCATCTTTCTCATTTTTGGGAATATCACAGAATAAAAACTTATCATGGGATAAAAGTTGGGCTTGCAACCCTCTATGTGCTGAGGTTTTATGAGCACTTTTTAAATCTTGATAAATCCAGAATTCTTGAAAGGAAAGAATATAAAGTAGATATTAAAGTGTGGGAAGAAGCAATAAAGAAAGGATTTCAACCAACTTTTGAAAGTATAATAAAGAAAAATATTGAAAGAGTAAGCAAGTTAAATGATAAAGAGTTTAGAAGTCAAGTGATAAACAGGCTTGTTGAAAAGAAAGAGGTTATAGATAAGTTGATAAGAGACGCAACTATTGTATATAGTGAGCTGATTGATGCTTACCAAAAACTTGAAATGCCTATGAATTATTGGGAGATTGGTATAGACGAGAATCTTTTTAAGATATCATTTTTATGTGCACCGAATATCAGAGAAAGGTTTACAATACTGCATTTGTACGAATTTTTAGGCTTGACAGATGAGGTTGTACGAAGCTTCTGA
- a CDS encoding transposase encodes MNIKAQNKKFLKLLFVVKKVTEALTRRIKHNRRGRPRKFNLFQIIACLVYKVKKGIKSFRELEYRINQDTEFKQVVGIEESPDYSYFAKLSRKIEKEYMQDIKDILIAKIEPDMSIAIVDSTPLRSAKNDSEAKIGIHITIGFYRGYKLHLLCTGKEEVIPLFWILTGANEHDSRQEELLYRAWGFGCEIVLADAGYDCSRWFNIANELKVKFVAGINKRNMKDKNNVKNVFRRNNIRFLETEEGKKLYKHRTKIERLFSKLKGEYNLENVRLRRFKNYKRYIDWILITFLFEQLLRKVEGKKFSFAYEWNQ; translated from the coding sequence ATGAATATTAAAGCACAAAATAAGAAATTTTTAAAGCTACTTTTTGTAGTGAAAAAGGTTACTGAAGCTCTGACAAGGAGAATAAAGCACAATAGAAGAGGACGCCCAAGGAAATTTAATTTGTTTCAAATAATAGCTTGTCTGGTTTACAAAGTTAAGAAGGGGATAAAGAGTTTCAGAGAATTAGAATATCGAATAAATCAAGACACAGAGTTTAAGCAAGTAGTAGGTATAGAAGAAAGTCCGGACTATTCATATTTTGCGAAGTTGTCAAGAAAAATAGAAAAAGAATACATGCAAGATATAAAAGACATATTAATAGCTAAGATAGAACCTGATATGAGTATAGCGATAGTAGATTCTACACCTTTGAGAAGTGCCAAAAATGATTCAGAAGCAAAAATAGGTATACATATTACAATAGGATTTTACAGGGGATACAAATTACATCTTTTGTGTACAGGTAAAGAAGAAGTAATACCACTTTTCTGGATTTTAACAGGGGCAAATGAACATGACTCAAGACAAGAAGAGCTTTTATATAGGGCATGGGGCTTTGGCTGTGAGATTGTATTAGCAGATGCGGGATACGATTGTAGCAGATGGTTTAATATAGCAAATGAGCTTAAGGTTAAATTTGTTGCTGGGATAAACAAAAGAAACATGAAAGATAAAAACAATGTTAAGAATGTTTTTAGAAGAAATAACATAAGATTTTTAGAAACTGAAGAGGGCAAAAAGCTATACAAGCATAGAACAAAGATTGAAAGACTATTTAGTAAATTAAAAGGTGAATATAATCTTGAGAATGTAAGGCTCAGGAGGTTTAAGAATTATAAAAGGTATATTGATTGGATACTAATTACTTTTTTGTTTGAGCAACTTCTCAGAAAAGTAGAAGGTAAGAAGTTTTCTTTCGCATATGAATGGAATCAATAA
- the thrS gene encoding threonine--tRNA ligase, which translates to MEKVNVTLPDGKIIEVEKSTSALDLVKSISMKLYKEAVACKINGILKDLWTPIDEDCSFEVVTFASDEGKRVYWHTTSHILAQAVKRLFGDKVKLGIGPAIDNGFYYDFDVEESITMELLEKIEKEMQKIIKEDLKIERFELSREEAIKLMQQRGENYKVELINDIPEGETISFYRQGEFVDLCTGPHLPSTGRVKAFKLLSVAGAYWRGNSKNKMLQRVYGVSYEKKSQLDEYLTMLEEAKRRDHRKLGRELDLFDIFEEGPGFPFFLPKGMIIRNILEDFWREEHKKRGYQEIKTPIMLTKDLWVQSGHWDHYKENMYFTKIDDQEFAIKPMNCPGSILVYKRKSHSYRELPERLCELGLVHRHELSGVLHGLMRVRCFTQDDAHIFMLPSQIKDEIKGVIDLIDYFYSVFGFKYHVELSTRPENSMGTDEQWNMAETALKEALEEVGINYKINEGDGAFYGPKIDFHLEDSLKRTWQCATIQLDFQMPERFDLYYIGEDGAKHRPVMLHRVVFGSIERFIAILTEHFAGAFPVWLAPTQIRVIPVSDNFNDYAAKISQTLKENGFRVEEDFRSETVGYKIRDAQLQKIPYMVIVGEKERRENTIAVRDRKKGDLGSFTIDKFVSMVKEKVEKKVIE; encoded by the coding sequence ATGGAAAAAGTAAATGTCACGCTTCCAGATGGCAAGATAATTGAGGTTGAAAAATCTACCTCAGCTTTGGATTTGGTAAAATCAATAAGTATGAAGCTTTACAAAGAAGCAGTTGCGTGTAAGATAAACGGCATTTTGAAAGACTTATGGACACCTATTGATGAGGATTGTAGCTTTGAGGTTGTCACATTTGCGAGTGATGAAGGCAAGAGAGTATACTGGCACACAACCTCACATATTTTAGCCCAGGCTGTCAAAAGGCTTTTTGGGGACAAAGTAAAGCTTGGCATAGGACCTGCAATTGACAATGGTTTTTATTACGACTTTGATGTTGAAGAGTCAATTACAATGGAGCTTTTGGAAAAGATTGAAAAAGAGATGCAAAAAATAATAAAAGAAGATTTGAAGATTGAGAGATTTGAACTTTCAAGAGAAGAAGCAATAAAACTTATGCAACAAAGAGGAGAAAACTACAAAGTTGAGCTTATAAATGATATTCCAGAGGGTGAAACTATATCTTTTTACAGACAAGGTGAATTCGTTGACCTTTGTACCGGTCCACATCTTCCTTCAACGGGGAGGGTAAAAGCGTTCAAACTACTTTCTGTAGCAGGTGCGTATTGGCGCGGAAATTCTAAAAATAAAATGCTTCAAAGAGTTTATGGAGTATCATACGAGAAAAAATCGCAACTTGATGAATACCTTACAATGCTTGAAGAAGCAAAGAGAAGAGATCATAGAAAGCTTGGAAGAGAGCTTGATTTATTTGATATTTTTGAGGAAGGGCCAGGATTTCCTTTCTTTTTGCCAAAAGGGATGATTATAAGGAACATATTAGAAGACTTTTGGAGAGAAGAACATAAAAAAAGAGGTTATCAGGAAATAAAAACTCCTATAATGTTAACAAAAGACCTTTGGGTTCAGTCAGGGCATTGGGATCATTATAAAGAAAATATGTATTTTACCAAAATAGATGATCAGGAATTTGCAATAAAACCTATGAACTGTCCGGGTAGCATATTGGTATATAAAAGAAAATCACATTCGTATAGGGAACTTCCTGAGCGACTGTGTGAACTTGGGCTTGTTCACAGGCATGAGCTATCTGGTGTATTGCATGGTCTTATGAGAGTAAGATGCTTTACACAAGATGATGCTCATATATTTATGTTACCTTCACAGATAAAAGATGAAATAAAAGGTGTAATTGATCTTATCGATTATTTTTATAGTGTATTTGGTTTCAAATATCATGTTGAACTTTCAACAAGGCCTGAAAATTCAATGGGAACAGATGAACAATGGAATATGGCTGAAACTGCCCTTAAAGAAGCTTTAGAGGAAGTAGGTATAAATTACAAAATAAATGAAGGTGATGGAGCTTTTTATGGACCCAAAATTGATTTTCATCTTGAAGATAGTTTGAAAAGAACATGGCAGTGTGCAACAATTCAACTTGATTTTCAAATGCCAGAAAGGTTTGACTTATATTATATAGGTGAAGATGGTGCAAAACATAGGCCGGTAATGCTACACAGAGTTGTTTTTGGCAGCATAGAGAGATTTATTGCAATACTTACTGAACACTTTGCTGGTGCATTTCCGGTATGGTTAGCACCAACTCAAATAAGAGTAATACCAGTATCTGATAATTTCAATGATTATGCAGCCAAAATATCCCAAACACTCAAGGAGAATGGATTCAGAGTTGAAGAAGATTTCAGATCAGAAACCGTGGGGTATAAAATAAGAGATGCTCAACTACAAAAAATACCATATATGGTGATTGTGGGTGAAAAAGAGCGAAGGGAAAATACTATAGCGGTAAGAGACAGAAAGAAAGGAGATTTAGGTTCATTTACCATTGATAAGTTTGTATCAATGGTGAAAGAGAAAGTAGAGAAAAAGGTTATAGAATGA
- a CDS encoding tetratricopeptide repeat protein: protein MVKGKVINLHPTSSRFFKIGIKHYERGEIELAIERLKRALELDSKNIEIKFNLAGLLAQIGDFESSNKLLTELTTDNPEFYDSLFGLGCNFFEMGKLREAKHFLRRYLKLSNNTEFKEAAEDLLDFIETQQEFEREQKEMEKLTKLLERGNFLLENGRYEDAVKYFKMILAKDDTIFAARNNLSLAYFYMGEIEKAIHEAKKVLEIDKYNVYANCNLAFFYSTIGKTKELKKQLKTILELKTYDHKDKIKVLDTLIKLNQHAAIVDRAGELFEITKEPYFKHIQAISLYNTRQYIKAKKIWKDLKKNYNMPEIKIDYFLKKVDDVMKTFKKDTIDYFETGFGNLSKLEEKEFRSQLQKHIDMYFSQTFEENAKRIMDIIAENVKLNNEDKDGISQLLNTLPLEKQGLNFTAIAAIVYYVYKKYLLGQKVKQKDVAERFGISQAVFSKWFREFKGLLLGEDV, encoded by the coding sequence ATGGTCAAAGGGAAGGTTATAAATTTGCATCCTACATCATCAAGGTTTTTTAAAATAGGGATTAAACATTATGAAAGAGGCGAGATAGAGCTTGCCATTGAGAGATTAAAAAGAGCGCTTGAGCTTGACAGCAAAAACATAGAGATAAAGTTCAACTTAGCAGGGCTATTGGCTCAGATTGGGGATTTTGAAAGTTCGAATAAACTCTTGACTGAACTTACCACCGATAACCCTGAGTTTTACGACTCGCTATTTGGGCTTGGTTGTAATTTCTTTGAGATGGGGAAACTGAGGGAGGCAAAACATTTTTTAAGAAGGTATCTCAAGCTTAGCAATAACACTGAGTTTAAAGAAGCTGCGGAAGACCTTCTTGACTTTATTGAGACCCAGCAGGAATTTGAAAGAGAACAAAAAGAGATGGAAAAACTGACAAAGCTGTTGGAAAGGGGTAACTTTCTTTTAGAAAATGGTCGGTATGAAGATGCTGTAAAGTATTTTAAGATGATATTGGCAAAGGACGATACAATCTTTGCTGCAAGGAACAATTTGTCGCTTGCTTATTTTTATATGGGAGAGATTGAAAAGGCTATTCACGAGGCAAAAAAGGTTTTAGAGATTGATAAGTACAATGTATATGCAAACTGCAATTTGGCGTTTTTTTATAGTACAATTGGCAAGACAAAAGAACTCAAAAAACAGCTAAAAACAATTTTAGAGCTGAAAACATACGACCATAAAGACAAGATTAAGGTTTTAGACACGTTAATAAAATTAAACCAACATGCTGCAATTGTAGACAGGGCAGGTGAGCTTTTTGAAATTACAAAAGAGCCCTATTTTAAACATATCCAAGCTATCAGTTTGTATAATACAAGACAGTATATAAAAGCTAAAAAGATATGGAAAGACCTTAAAAAGAATTATAATATGCCTGAGATAAAGATTGATTATTTTCTGAAAAAAGTTGATGATGTAATGAAAACATTTAAAAAAGACACAATAGACTATTTTGAAACAGGTTTTGGAAATCTTTCAAAGTTAGAAGAGAAAGAGTTTAGAAGCCAACTTCAAAAACACATTGACATGTATTTTTCTCAAACATTTGAGGAAAATGCAAAGAGGATAATGGATATTATAGCTGAAAATGTAAAGCTCAACAATGAAGACAAAGATGGTATTTCTCAGCTTCTTAATACTCTTCCACTTGAGAAGCAAGGGCTAAACTTTACTGCAATTGCAGCAATTGTTTATTACGTGTATAAGAAGTATCTTCTTGGGCAAAAGGTAAAGCAAAAAGATGTGGCTGAACGTTTTGGTATTTCTCAAGCTGTATTTTCAAAATGGTTTAGAGAATTCAAAGGACTTTTATTGGGAGAAGACGTATAA